GGAACCCAGTCGTCACTTTCCGATCTGCTGCTTTTTGAGTTTGAGCATCAGCCCGGCACTCCGCTGGATGACGTTCAGGAGGTCAGCAATTATGTGGCGGCGCTGAGCCACGGGCTGAGCCGGCTCAGTGAAGGTTTCCCGCTTTCACTCCGATTATTCAAAGAGATTCATGGCGTTCTGCTGTCGAAAGGACGTGGCAGAGAATGCGACCCCGGCGAGTTTCGCAGGAGTCAGAACTGGATCGGCGGCGCCCGTCCCGGGACTGCGGTGTTTGTTCCGCCGCCTCCGGAATATCTTCAGGAGTGCATGGGCAAACTGGAGCTGTTTCTGCATGACCAGCCGGAAAAAACGCCGACGCTGATCAAGGCGGCGCTGGCCCATGCGCAGTTTGAAACTATTCACCCGTTCCTCGACGGCAACGGACGTCTGGGGCGTCTGCTCATTACCCTGCTGCTTTGTTCCGAGAAAGCGCTCAAAGAGCCGATGCTTTATTTGAGTTTATACTTCAAGACGCATCGTCAGCGATACTATGAGCTTCTCAATGAAACGCGTCTGACCGGAGACTGGGAGGCGTGGCTGGATTTTTTCGCCGACGCCGTGATTGATACGGCGACTCAGGCGGTGGAGACCGCCCGGCGGCTGGTGAGACTGTCGGCCGGGGATGGACAACGCGTGAACGGCCTGAAGCGTATTTCCGGTTCCGCACGCCTGATTCACCATGCGATGCTGGAACGCCCGATGGCCTCGTCGAAGTGGATTCAGGAAAAGACGCGGCTTTCTCCGGCCACAGTAAACGCCTGTTTGCGCGAGCTTGAAAAGCTGGGAATCGTCAAAGAGGTCACCGGCCGGAAACGAAACCGCCTCTATTCCTATGTGGAATATATCCGGATCATGAACGAAGGAACCGACCCGCCGCGCTGAAAGACCATGGGATGCATAAACAGCCGAATCATGTTCGCGGCATGGGGTTTGTTTCCGGATCGGGTGTGTCAACCCTGAAAAATCGTGAATATTTTCCCGGTTCCGGGACCATCTTCGATCCGGGGAAATTCGCCAAATCGTGAAATGGTGGAGACAAGGCATGCCTTGTCTCTAAAGTCGAACCCTCAACGCGGGTCAAATCGTTTGTCTGGACAGACCCCGGAACATGGGGCAGAAAGGGTTTGAAAATGAACGCGGATCGCGGGGCATGATGGGGATAAACGCCGGTTCATGGGCGCGGCATGGGGATGGTTTGGGGGGTAGGGGCGTTTCGCGAAACGCCCTTTTTTATTGAACGCGGGTCGGGTTTTTGGGGCGCCGTCAAATTCGATCCGGAAAAAAGACCGCCTCTTTTTGGGCGGTCTTCGCGTTTTTTCGGAGCCCGATCAGTTTTTTTCTGAGGCTGTACGCGGTGGATAATGATTCGTATTCCGCTTTTGTTTCGGGGTCTTTTAACGCTTTTATTTTAAAATCGGAAAATGTGGGGCGTGTCATGATTGTTTAACCT
This window of the Candidatus Desulfarcum epimagneticum genome carries:
- a CDS encoding Filamentation induced by cAMP protein Fic, with product MKRDLQGHYITISTVGEKAKAFAPAPLPPDPPIAWSAELREKFDQALLALGRLDGVSALLPDTSLFLYMYVRKEAVLSSMIEGTQSSLSDLLLFEFEHQPGTPLDDVQEVSNYVAALSHGLSRLSEGFPLSLRLFKEIHGVLLSKGRGRECDPGEFRRSQNWIGGARPGTAVFVPPPPEYLQECMGKLELFLHDQPEKTPTLIKAALAHAQFETIHPFLDGNGRLGRLLITLLLCSEKALKEPMLYLSLYFKTHRQRYYELLNETRLTGDWEAWLDFFADAVIDTATQAVETARRLVRLSAGDGQRVNGLKRISGSARLIHHAMLERPMASSKWIQEKTRLSPATVNACLRELEKLGIVKEVTGRKRNRLYSYVEYIRIMNEGTDPPR
- a CDS encoding XRE family transcriptional regulator (fragment), with product MTRPTFSDFKIKALKDPETKAEYESLSTAYSLRKKLIGLRKNAKTAQKEAVFFPDRI